ACTTTACCTCCTATACTATCCGATATACCCGGAGTATAAATCATTGCTATAATATTTGACATTATCGTATACCGGATCATATATTGGATCATCTCTGTATTTTCTTTGTACAAGGATTTCCACAGCAGTATATTAATATAAATTACCAGTATGGAGCCTAAGCAAGAAAAAAACATAGAATAACGGTATACAAAAGAATTCTTTAAAGAAATATAAAATAAATACATGTTTTATTCTTCCTCTATTTAATTATGGTATTACATATTCTGCCTTCAGTTTAGCCATATCAATTTTCCCATTATCAGTAAGTTCAAAATTATCTTTTTGTATTAAAGTTGTTGGCAGCATATATTGAGGGAGACTTAGCCTTAAATCGTTAAGTATCCTCTGTTTTATTTGTGTAACGTCAATGAACTTTTCGGATGTTTTATAAAAAGCAATAATTATGTCCGCATTTATCTTATTCTTCGCAACCAAAACTGCGGACATTTCTATATACTGTAACCTGTTTAGTTGATTCCTTATCTCGCCCAATTCAACCCTGTTTCCATTTATTTTGACAAACTGGTCGTCTCTACCCAGATATACCAGCTCACCGTTTACATATTTAGCCTTATCCCCTGTTTTATAAAGAACCGGCGACTCATCCAAGTGATTCTGTAAAAAGGCTTCTCTGGTTTGCTCAGGTAGGTTTAAATAACCTTTTCCTACACATATACCCGAAATATATATTTCTCCTTCTACATCATTTGCAGTTATAACACGTTTATTGGAATCTAATAAATAAACCCTCACATTGTCAACAGGCTCACCCAAGGACACATATTCGTCGCCATATGATATATCAAATTCTTTTGCTGTAACACAAATAGACGTCTCTGTTGGCCCGTAAAAATTGTATAGTTTACACTCCGGCAGTACCTTCACAAATTTCTTAATACAAGTGGGAGTCAATTCCTCACCACTACTTACTACTCTACGCAGTGAGCTTAGTGAAATATTTGGCATACTGCTGATTTTTTCAATAAAAATACTAAGAAGTGAAGGAACAAATTGGACTACTGAAACTTTCTTTTGTATAATCAAGCTGGTTATAAATGATATATTTTTATATGAAGTATCCTTGGTAACAATTAATCTGGCTCCTGAAACCAAGGGCAGAAAAATCTCCCATAAGGATATATCAAAGCCAATAGGTGCTTTAAACAAGCAACATTGCTCCTCATCCATCTGAAAGTAATTTTTTTGCCACATTATTCGGTTAGAGAATCCGGCCTGATGAATCAATACCCCTTTGGGAGAGCCACTTGAGCCGGATGTATACAATAAATAAGCCAAATCATCCTCAGTACCTTGATACTTCGGAAAATCGACAACTTCAGATTCCTCAGCCGGTAAAGAAATTATTTTGACATTGCTTTGGAAAGGGTTTGCATTCGGCTCATCTGTTAATACAAAACTAATTTTTGCATCATCAACAATAAATTGAACCCTTTTTTCTGGATACTCCCGTGAAATTGGAACGTACACTCCTCCCAGTTTTAAAATTGCCAATAATGCATAAATGTAGTAATCGGATTTTTTTGCAAATAACCCGATAAAGTCCCCTTTTCTTGCACCATTTAAATATAGTTGGCAGGCTACCTGGTTAGCTTTATTATTTATGTCAGAGTATGTAAACTGCAGGTCATTAAACTCCAGACAAACTCGTTCTGGAAATGCCTGTACAGCGTTTTCAAACATATCTACAACCGTAGTAAAACCTTTTTGTGCTGGAGACGTTAGCATTGACAATTCCCACTTTCCATCTATGTCTATAATATTACACTATTATTTTTTTCTCAGATTCTTACCCAACCTGACTTCGTTACCTATATTTTTCAAAATTGATTTAACTTCGTCCAATTCAAACCCCTGTGCCAGCATTTCAAATACATGATGAGTCTGTATCGTTTTAATCGTTGAATTTGTAATACGTTTAGGGAACTCATTACACAATTCTTCTGCCTTACTGTAATCCATTGTAGCATGGGACCATTGGTAATTATTTCCAACAAGGTTATAGGCTTCCTTTTGTTTTGAAATTGGTGTAGTAATGTCGTAATACCAAGGTACAACAGCATAGAAGTCAGGAGCAGCGTTATTTATGAAATTAATTGTATCGTTCACGCTTTCCTCAGTCTCTCCCGGAAAGCCCACAAAGAAGAATCCCATTGTAGCAATACCATGTTTTTTTAGAATTGATATTCCTCTGGTCAGATCCTCGACAGTGGTTTTTTTGTTCATCCTGTTAAGCATCTCCTGATTACCGGATTCCAACCCCAATATTACAGCGACACATCCTGTTTCCTTCATCAGCTGTGCCAGT
This region of Clostridium sp. BNL1100 genomic DNA includes:
- a CDS encoding amino acid adenylation domain-containing protein; the protein is MLTSPAQKGFTTVVDMFENAVQAFPERVCLEFNDLQFTYSDINNKANQVACQLYLNGARKGDFIGLFAKKSDYYIYALLAILKLGGVYVPISREYPEKRVQFIVDDAKISFVLTDEPNANPFQSNVKIISLPAEESEVVDFPKYQGTEDDLAYLLYTSGSSGSPKGVLIHQAGFSNRIMWQKNYFQMDEEQCCLFKAPIGFDISLWEIFLPLVSGARLIVTKDTSYKNISFITSLIIQKKVSVVQFVPSLLSIFIEKISSMPNISLSSLRRVVSSGEELTPTCIKKFVKVLPECKLYNFYGPTETSICVTAKEFDISYGDEYVSLGEPVDNVRVYLLDSNKRVITANDVEGEIYISGICVGKGYLNLPEQTREAFLQNHLDESPVLYKTGDKAKYVNGELVYLGRDDQFVKINGNRVELGEIRNQLNRLQYIEMSAVLVAKNKINADIIIAFYKTSEKFIDVTQIKQRILNDLRLSLPQYMLPTTLIQKDNFELTDNGKIDMAKLKAEYVIP